The following DNA comes from Meles meles chromosome 8, mMelMel3.1 paternal haplotype, whole genome shotgun sequence.
aattgcactactagatatttacctaggacacaaaaatattgattcaaaTTATACATGCACACTGATGTTTACAGCAggattatcaacaacagccaaattatggaaagagccaagatatcCACTGAATgatgaaatgataaaagaagatgtagtatatatatctctatacatatacacatgtatacatataatggaatgttagctataaaaaagaatgagatcatcCCATTAGCAACGATGTGCACAgagctagagagtactatgctaagtgacataagtcagtcagagaaagacaaatagcatatgatttcacacatatatggaatttaaaaaacaaaacaaatgaatgtgggaggcaaaaagagaggcaaaccataaaacagattcttttttttaattctaaaatttatgtattttattttttcagtgttccaagattcattgtttatgcactacacccagtgctccatgcaatgtaaAACAGATTCTTGACAAAAGACAACAAACAggatgctggaggggaggtgggcaggtggATAGGTTAACTGAgagatggagattaaggagggaactggctgtgatgagcactgggtgttggatGTGTGCAATAAATCAtgaaattctacacctgaaactaatatgacactgcaTGTTTACTACCaggaatttacataaaaattgaaactaaaaataaataaataaattagagcaAAACAGACTACAAACAGCAGTAGAAATGATATCAGAAGGGTAAGAATTTAGACTAAACTCTTTATAAAGTTGTGTGACTTTAGGTAAATCTAACTACTCTGAGTTTCACTTACCCAGCCAtacaataaaagtattttttttaatgatcagtTATATGATCAAAGGTAAAAGAGAAGCCTGACAAAATGATGACCATTCTTCAGGttgtagaggaaaaaataatttcaaaatgaaaatgggaaaaaggaaacaacgtatatattacttaatattaaaattaggagaaggaaatgaaaagtgtgTGGGGGCAGAcaaaaggggagatgaaccatgaaagactatggactctgagaaacaaactgagggttttagaggggagggcgGTTGGGGAATGGGGGAGCCTGGTTGTGGGCAGTaaagagagcacatattgcaaggagcactgggtattatatgcaaacaatgaatcttggaatgctaCATCAAGAACTGATGATGTACTGTTTGGTggctaacataacacaataaaaaaataaacagaacaaaaaggtggAGAAGATATTCTGCTATtggtgaggaaaacaaaaagacctattatataaagaataaaaataaattgtgagaCTCAAATATCAAAAAACTAAGAAGACTGCCactaaagtattttatttaagcaCACAGAATCCCCCCGTGTGTAACAAACTACAAAGAGAGACACTGTTGATCAAAACTGTCTCTTACTGAAAGTTTTTCTCACAGCACatttaatgtctttgtttctcAAGCTGTAAATGAAAGGGTTCATCAAGGGAACCACATTGGTATAAAAGACAGAGGAGATTTTTCCCTCATCCATAGACCCAGCAGAAGATGGTTGAAGATACATAAACGCACCTGatccaaagaagagagaaacagcaatTATGTGGGAGCTGCACGTGCTGAAGGCTTTGGACCTGCCCTCAGTGGAGCTGATGCGCAGAATGCTGGATAGgatgaaaccataagagacaaagaTGGTGACACTGGGCACAATGGTATTGATACCCTCTAAAATGAAAACCACCAGCTCATTCACATAGGTGCTAGTGCATGAGagctggagcagagggaagaTATCACACAAATAATGGTTGATGGTGTTTGCATCACAGAAGGTCAGTCTCAGCATGCATCCTGTGTGAGCCGTTGCATCCAAAAATGCCATCAAATATGAACCAAGCATAAGAATAGAACACACTTTGGGGGACATGGCAACATTATATAAGAGTGGGTTACAAATGGCCATATAGCGATCATAAGCCATTGATGTCAGCACATAAGCTTCTGAAATagcaaaaaaacataaaaagtaaagCTGTGTCATGCATCCCCTGTAGGAGATAATATTCTTCTTCGATGTGAAGTTAATCAGCATTTTGGGTGTAAACACAGAAGAATAACAGAGGTCTATGAAGGacaaattgaagaggaaaaagtacatgggggtgtgcagATGTGAATTCAGCTTGATTAGGGTCACCAAACCCAAATTTCCCAACACAGTGACCATGTAAGTGACTAGAAACAGGCAGAACAGAGGGAGCTGGAGCTCTGGTAGGTCTGTTAGCCCCACAAGAATGAATTCAGTCACAAAAGAAGCATTTCCAGAAGCCATTCTTCTCAAAGGGATCTGTGACCACAGGAGAAAACtgttacaaagaaaataattcaacatTTCCCACTATATCTCCTCTCACAGGAATTGGGTTTGTACTGGAAATGTCTGAGACTAGCCCAACCTGGACCCACAGAATTTGCTTTGTCATCATCATGAATCTAGTGACATGGACATTCCTTTATTAGAGCCTTGATAAGCTGAATAAGCAAAGACATTCAAAACTTGGCCTACACTATGAAGGTCAGTGCTTCCATATGCCAACAAGAGTGCTGTGAAAatcaaaggcaaagggaaaagatTGGACCAGGAGAGAATCACCTTCTCTCATGTCACTTCCTTGACCATGTATGTGATCCCTTCCCAAAGCAGTAAAATGGAGGCAGCAACCCCACTAACCCGGTGCTGGCCTTGAATGGGGTTTGGATTTGGTGCGGTGGGAATGaagaattttgtttcttattttgaaCTAAAGATTCAGAGTCTAGAAGAGTTTAAATTCCTGCCCCACAATATAAAGTAAAACCGTCAATGAAACTGACCAGTAAATTGCATCCTTGAAACCTAATAATGTCTCTGAACCTTCCCTGCACCACCACCCTCCCCTAAACAGGTCCTTCTACCAATTTCATCTGAGTCTGAGGACtacaaaaactggaaagaaatcttgaaaaactacatcaaaaattaatgatgtactgtatggtgactaacataacataaataaaggaaaaaacaaacaaacaaatagaaattgGCATATCTTAGATCCCTGGGCTTCCATCACAAAAGGAAGAcatgaatataaatgaaattcagaaaCTCACCTCCTTAGGCAAAAACACTTTGGTCCTTCCTTACCAGTATTATCCCTGTGGTCCTAAAAGGGCAGATTTAGTCTCTGTGGCTT
Coding sequences within:
- the LOC123949010 gene encoding olfactory receptor 8B3-like — its product is MASGNASFVTEFILVGLTDLPELQLPLFCLFLVTYMVTVLGNLGLVTLIKLNSHLHTPMYFFLFNLSFIDLCYSSVFTPKMLINFTSKKNIISYRGCMTQLYFLCFFAISEAYVLTSMAYDRYMAICNPLLYNVAMSPKVCSILMLGSYLMAFLDATAHTGCMLRLTFCDANTINHYLCDIFPLLQLSCTSTYVNELVVFILEGINTIVPSVTIFVSYGFILSSILRISSTEGRSKAFSTCSSHIIAVSLFFGSGAFMYLQPSSAGSMDEGKISSVFYTNVVPLMNPFIYSLRNKDIKCAVRKTFSKRQF